A single genomic interval of Oreochromis aureus strain Israel breed Guangdong linkage group 12, ZZ_aureus, whole genome shotgun sequence harbors:
- the LOC116332520 gene encoding apoptosis-inducing factor 3 → MGGCFSKPKPVEVKVELSLLDKEKEVDGLSPNGKASPFAECRPNGALAHGSDDDSTLLPLYHKPRDYVEASVCHVKDLENGQMREVDLGSGRALLIKEHGEFTAMGHKCPHYGAPLVKGVLSKGHVRCPWHGACFNIATGDIEDFPGLDSLPIFQVRVEKDKVIIRANKQALQSQKRSKPMARCSAVINSNTGFSHVLIIGSGPAGLVCAETLRQEGFTDRIVMCTMDKHPPYDRPKLSKSLESTAEQLRLRSMDFLQDHDIELLTEKEVVAIDVKTQSVIFEDGLRMEYRKLFIATGSRPKPMNYKGKDVRNVFHLRTPEDANSIARLANNKNAVIVGTSFVGMEVAAALTDKAHSVSVIGIESVPFKKALGEKVGKAIMKLFEANRVKFYMLNEVSEMVGHHGQLKEVVLKSGKVLRADVCVIGAGSVPATGFLKQSGIHLDSKGFITVNKNMQTNVDGVFAGGDVVMFPFPPRNNKKVNIPHWQMAHVHGKVAALSMMGRATEIKTVPYFWSAMFGKTIRYAGYGDGFDDVIIQGDLDELRFVAFYTRSEEVVSVTSMNYDPIVSRVAEVLGSGKTIKKRDVETGDISWLIDKGSQ, encoded by the exons TTGAAGTAAAAGTGGAACTCTCTCTCCTGGATAAAGAAAAAGAGGTGGACGGGTTGTCGCCTAATGGCAAAGCGAGTCCCTTTGCTGAATGCAGACCTAACGGGGCCCTGGCTCACGGCTCTGATGATGACTCCACCCTGCTCCCTCTCTACCACAAACCCCGGGACTATGTGGAGGCCTCTGTGTGCCACGTTAAAGATCTGGAAAATGGACA AATGCGAGAGGTTGATTTGGGAAGCGGCAGGGCTCTGTTGATTAAAGAACATGGGGAGTTCACAGCCATGGGCCACAAGTGTCCACACTATGGAGCACCTCTGGTTAAAG GTGTGCTGTCCAAAGGACATGTACGCTGTCCCTGGCACGGTGCATGTTTTAACATTGCAACAGGAGACATTGAGGACTTCCCTGGACTGGACAGCCTGCCCATCTTTCAG GTCAGAGTTGAAAAGGACAAGGTGATCATTCGGGCAAACAAGCAG GCTCTTCAGTCACAGAAAAGGTCAAAGCCCATGGCCCGATGTTCAGCAGTCATTAACTCCAACACAGGATTCAGCCATGTTCTCATTATTGGCTCgg GTCCAGCCGGTTTGGTGTGTGCAGAAACACTGAGGCAAGAGGGCTTCACGGATCGCATTGTCATGTGCACTATGGACAAACATCCTCCATATGACAGGCCTAAACTGAGTAAG TCCTTAGAGAGCACGGCAGAGCAGCTGAGACTGCGCTCCATGGACTTCTTGCAAGATCATGACATTGAACTTCTCACAGAGAAAGAG gtgGTGGCAATAGATGTGAAAACACAGTCTGTGATATTTGAAGATGGCCTGAGGATGGAGTACAGGAAACTCTTTATTGCTACAGGAAGCAG ACCAAAACCAATGAACTACAAGGGCAAAGATGTCAGGAATGTGTTTCACCTCAGGACGCCCGAGGATGCTAACAGCATAGCGAGGCTAGCCAACAACAAGAATGCAGTGATTGTGGGAACGTCATTTGTGG GTATGGAGGTGGCTGCAGCTCTGACTGACAAAGCCCACTCAGTCTCTGTCATCGGGATCGAGTCGGTCCCTTTTAAAAAAGCTCTCGGGGAGAAAGTAGGGAAAGCCATAATGAAG ctgtttgaggcAAACAGGGTGAAATTCTACATGCTGAACGAGGTGTCAGAGATGGTTGGCCATCATGGACAG TTGAAAGAGGTTGTACTGAAGAGTGGAAAAGTCCTGCGGGCAGATGTGTGTGTCATTGGAGCAG GAAGCGTTCCTGCAACAGGGTTCCTGAAACAGAGCGGCATCCACTTAGACTCCAAGGGCTTCATTACTGTGAACAAG AATATGCAGACGAATGTTGATGGGGTCTTTGCTGGAGGAGATGTGGTGATGTTTCCTTTCCCACCACGCAACAACAAGAAGGTGAACATCCCTCACTGGCAAATGGCTCATGTACACG GAAAGGTAGCAGCTCTTAGCATGATGGGCAGAGCCACTGAGATCAAAACCGTGCCTTACTTCTGGTCAGCCATGTTTGGGAAGACCATACGCTATGCAG GTTATGGTGACGGATTTGATGATGTCATTATACAAGGAGATCTGGATGAACTACGCTTTGTAGCATTTTATACAAG GAGTGAGGAGGTGGTTTCTGTCACCAGCATGAACTATGATCCCATTGTATCCCGAGTGGCAGAGGTCCTAGGATCCGGAAAGACGATTAAGAAGCGAGATGTAGA